From Rhodopseudomonas palustris:
CGTGATCACCGCGCCGCTCCGGAGGGTGACGTGTGCGATCTCGCGCCGGTACTCCCTCGGTTCGGGATAGTCCTCGGTGCAACTCTCGTAGTCGTCGAGCCGCGCCAGCAGCTCGCGCGGCTGTCGCATCCGGAAGACTTCGCCGACCACGATGTCGGCGGGACCCGCGGCCGCGACCAGGCCCGGATAGTGCCGGATCCGGTACAGCCGGCCCGGCATCGTCGCCGCGCCGAGACATTCGGCGCCGGCGGACAACAACCGCGCCATCGGATTGTCGAAGCCGCGCATCAGCGTGCCGTAGACGAACAGCCGATCGAGCATCGTGCCTCCGAATGAAGATCTACACGTCCGCGCGGCCTGAGCGCCTCATCGATTGATCGAAGCAATCCGGCCTTTCCAGAGGCACTGAGTCCTCATCCTGAGGAGCCCGGCGAGGCCGGGCGTCTCGAAGGATGGGGCAACGCAGTGCCGGTGGCGCATGGTTCGAGACGGCGCTGCGCGC
This genomic window contains:
- a CDS encoding gamma-glutamylcyclotransferase family protein; this translates as MLDRLFVYGTLMRGFDNPMARLLSAGAECLGAATMPGRLYRIRHYPGLVAAAGPADIVVGEVFRMRQPRELLARLDDYESCTEDYPEPREYRREIAHVTLRSGAVITAYVYIYNWDVAGQPHIVSGRFQPDSAG